Proteins co-encoded in one Stomoxys calcitrans chromosome 5, idStoCalc2.1, whole genome shotgun sequence genomic window:
- the LOC106094903 gene encoding WD repeat-containing protein 47 isoform X1, with protein sequence MFSNKYSYENMETNNKKSLCFIPINTLNDVQAIRCAEFHPDGTLYAVGSNSKTLRICLYPQQNSNTSKTQSFQSSVIFKRTKHHKGSIYCLSWSKDGEFIATGSNDKTIKIIRYNSEEKQLEGREIELQFHDGTVRDLCFLNDIERKFLVSGGAGDCKVYVSDCGISTTPVHAYTGHTGHIFSVYSWENNMFVTGSQDKSVRFWDIRVQESISTVLPSSYYDPVGSPVTSVCVDPTGRLLVSGHEDACVLHDIRRNRQIQCFQPHSADIRSIRFSPSAYYLLTCGYDNKIVLTDLQGNLTLSLPSVVVGEHNDKVISARWHPRDFSILTTSADKTAKLWAIPNI encoded by the exons atgttttctAACAAATATTCGTATGAAAACATGGAG acaaataataaaaaatcattGTGTTTTATTCCAATAAACACACTAAATGACGTACAGGCTATTCGTTGTGCAGAATTCCATCCAGATGGAACCCTATATGCTGTTGGTTCTAACTCAAAGACTTTGAGGATATGTTTGTACCCTCAGCAAAATAGTAATACAAG CAAAACCCAGTCATTCCAATCAAGTGTAATTTTTAAGCGTACAAAGCATCATAAGGGATCAATTTACTGCCTATCGTGGTCCAAGGATGGAGAATTTATTGCAACTGGTTCTAATGATAAAACCATTAAAATAATTAGGTATAATAGCGAAGAAAAACAACTAGAGGGTCGAGAAATAGAGCTACAATTTCATGATGGTACTGTCCGAGACTTGTGCTTTCTAAATGACATAGAGAGGAAATTCCTTGTCAGCGGAGGTGCCGGGGATTGCAAAGTA tatGTAAGTGACTGTGGGATTTCCACAACTCCTGTTCATGCTTATACGGGTCACACTGGTCACATATTTTCGGTATACAGCTGGGAAAATAACATGTTTGTAACGGGCTCACAG GATAAATCTGTACGATTCTGGGATATACGTGTTCAGGAGTCTATAAGCACTGTCCTACCATCTAGTTATTATGACCCTGTCGGTTCTCCAGTTACATCGGTTTGTGTTGATCCCACTGGAAGATTGTTAGTATCAGGTCATGAAGATGCCTGCGTTCTGCATGATATTCGGCGTAATCGACAAATCCAGTGCTTCCAACCGCATTCTGCGGATATACG gtctATAAGATTTTCACCATCTGCCTATTATTTGCTGACCTGCGGCTACGACAATAAAATTGTTCTTACCGATTTACAAGGAAATTTAACATTATCTCTGCCTTCAGTTGTAGTGGGGGAACATAATGACAAAGTTATTTCAGCTAGATGGCATCCAAGGGATTTCTCAATTCTAACAACATCGGCTGATAAAACAGCAAAATTGTGGGCTATACCAAATATCTAA
- the LOC106094903 gene encoding WD repeat-containing protein 47 isoform X3 codes for MPHDTVKCITQAIRCAEFHPDGTLYAVGSNSKTLRICLYPQQNSNTSKTQSFQSSVIFKRTKHHKGSIYCLSWSKDGEFIATGSNDKTIKIIRYNSEEKQLEGREIELQFHDGTVRDLCFLNDIERKFLVSGGAGDCKVYVSDCGISTTPVHAYTGHTGHIFSVYSWENNMFVTGSQDKSVRFWDIRVQESISTVLPSSYYDPVGSPVTSVCVDPTGRLLVSGHEDACVLHDIRRNRQIQCFQPHSADIRSIRFSPSAYYLLTCGYDNKIVLTDLQGNLTLSLPSVVVGEHNDKVISARWHPRDFSILTTSADKTAKLWAIPNI; via the exons ATGCCACATGACACAGTGAAATGTATAACTCAA GCTATTCGTTGTGCAGAATTCCATCCAGATGGAACCCTATATGCTGTTGGTTCTAACTCAAAGACTTTGAGGATATGTTTGTACCCTCAGCAAAATAGTAATACAAG CAAAACCCAGTCATTCCAATCAAGTGTAATTTTTAAGCGTACAAAGCATCATAAGGGATCAATTTACTGCCTATCGTGGTCCAAGGATGGAGAATTTATTGCAACTGGTTCTAATGATAAAACCATTAAAATAATTAGGTATAATAGCGAAGAAAAACAACTAGAGGGTCGAGAAATAGAGCTACAATTTCATGATGGTACTGTCCGAGACTTGTGCTTTCTAAATGACATAGAGAGGAAATTCCTTGTCAGCGGAGGTGCCGGGGATTGCAAAGTA tatGTAAGTGACTGTGGGATTTCCACAACTCCTGTTCATGCTTATACGGGTCACACTGGTCACATATTTTCGGTATACAGCTGGGAAAATAACATGTTTGTAACGGGCTCACAG GATAAATCTGTACGATTCTGGGATATACGTGTTCAGGAGTCTATAAGCACTGTCCTACCATCTAGTTATTATGACCCTGTCGGTTCTCCAGTTACATCGGTTTGTGTTGATCCCACTGGAAGATTGTTAGTATCAGGTCATGAAGATGCCTGCGTTCTGCATGATATTCGGCGTAATCGACAAATCCAGTGCTTCCAACCGCATTCTGCGGATATACG gtctATAAGATTTTCACCATCTGCCTATTATTTGCTGACCTGCGGCTACGACAATAAAATTGTTCTTACCGATTTACAAGGAAATTTAACATTATCTCTGCCTTCAGTTGTAGTGGGGGAACATAATGACAAAGTTATTTCAGCTAGATGGCATCCAAGGGATTTCTCAATTCTAACAACATCGGCTGATAAAACAGCAAAATTGTGGGCTATACCAAATATCTAA
- the LOC106094903 gene encoding WD repeat-containing protein 47 isoform X2, which produces MPHDTVKCITQTNNKKSLCFIPINTLNDVQAIRCAEFHPDGTLYAVGSNSKTLRICLYPQQNSNTSKTQSFQSSVIFKRTKHHKGSIYCLSWSKDGEFIATGSNDKTIKIIRYNSEEKQLEGREIELQFHDGTVRDLCFLNDIERKFLVSGGAGDCKVYVSDCGISTTPVHAYTGHTGHIFSVYSWENNMFVTGSQDKSVRFWDIRVQESISTVLPSSYYDPVGSPVTSVCVDPTGRLLVSGHEDACVLHDIRRNRQIQCFQPHSADIRSIRFSPSAYYLLTCGYDNKIVLTDLQGNLTLSLPSVVVGEHNDKVISARWHPRDFSILTTSADKTAKLWAIPNI; this is translated from the exons ATGCCACATGACACAGTGAAATGTATAACTCAA acaaataataaaaaatcattGTGTTTTATTCCAATAAACACACTAAATGACGTACAGGCTATTCGTTGTGCAGAATTCCATCCAGATGGAACCCTATATGCTGTTGGTTCTAACTCAAAGACTTTGAGGATATGTTTGTACCCTCAGCAAAATAGTAATACAAG CAAAACCCAGTCATTCCAATCAAGTGTAATTTTTAAGCGTACAAAGCATCATAAGGGATCAATTTACTGCCTATCGTGGTCCAAGGATGGAGAATTTATTGCAACTGGTTCTAATGATAAAACCATTAAAATAATTAGGTATAATAGCGAAGAAAAACAACTAGAGGGTCGAGAAATAGAGCTACAATTTCATGATGGTACTGTCCGAGACTTGTGCTTTCTAAATGACATAGAGAGGAAATTCCTTGTCAGCGGAGGTGCCGGGGATTGCAAAGTA tatGTAAGTGACTGTGGGATTTCCACAACTCCTGTTCATGCTTATACGGGTCACACTGGTCACATATTTTCGGTATACAGCTGGGAAAATAACATGTTTGTAACGGGCTCACAG GATAAATCTGTACGATTCTGGGATATACGTGTTCAGGAGTCTATAAGCACTGTCCTACCATCTAGTTATTATGACCCTGTCGGTTCTCCAGTTACATCGGTTTGTGTTGATCCCACTGGAAGATTGTTAGTATCAGGTCATGAAGATGCCTGCGTTCTGCATGATATTCGGCGTAATCGACAAATCCAGTGCTTCCAACCGCATTCTGCGGATATACG gtctATAAGATTTTCACCATCTGCCTATTATTTGCTGACCTGCGGCTACGACAATAAAATTGTTCTTACCGATTTACAAGGAAATTTAACATTATCTCTGCCTTCAGTTGTAGTGGGGGAACATAATGACAAAGTTATTTCAGCTAGATGGCATCCAAGGGATTTCTCAATTCTAACAACATCGGCTGATAAAACAGCAAAATTGTGGGCTATACCAAATATCTAA